Proteins encoded together in one Lutra lutra chromosome 4, mLutLut1.2, whole genome shotgun sequence window:
- the LOC125097535 gene encoding zinc finger protein 252-like isoform X5, whose amino-acid sequence MSKTEEKLKNCWRKSAEEGLKKSFSQKNNSGPVTLTHMKTPIRREGQKSSSVEVNCTADPNPFGFHRASRGKSLHQNVPCMDDYQQSQDLTNRQCFSPEERACQTDVCVKVPRQSSVLSENQRVNNPEESFEYNEYGKPFSLSRTLSQHQRSHAGEKPCECGGCRKISQHCSVLSQHQRVHCGEKHHTCAECGKSFRAHSYFIQHHNTHTGERPYECSECRKAFSVRSSYSQHLKIHTGQKHHECHQCGKAFSHSSNLIHHQRIHSGEKPYKCKECGKAFSRHSHLLQHERTHSGEKPYNCTECGKAFSARLSLIQHQRTHTGEKPYECNECGKSFSLNRTLTVHQRIHTGEKPYKCNECGKSFSQRSQVIQHKRIHTGEKPYVCNECGKSFSARLSLIQHQRIHTGEKPYRCSECGKTFSQKGHLTQHQRIHTGEKPYECNECGKAFSQSFNLIHHQRTHNGEKPYECNECDKAFSVLSSLVQHQRVHNGEKPYECHKCGKAFSQGSHLIQHQRSHTGEKPYECNKCGKTFGQISTLIKHERTHNGEKPYECGDCGKAFSQSAHLVRHRRIHTGENPYECSDCGKAFNVCSSLVQHHRIHTGEKPYECEKCGKAFSQHSQFIQHQRIHTGKKPYMCNECEKAFSACLSLIQHKRIHTGEKPYRCTERGKSFRQSSHLIRHQRVHSGERPYVCNECGKTFSQRLTLTSHGKIHTREQAYECIKCGDL is encoded by the coding sequence ATGAGTAAAActgaggaaaaattaaagaactgCTGGAGAAAATCTGCAGAGGAAGGGCTTAAGAAATCCTTCTCCCAGAAGAACAATTCTGGGCCAGTGACATTGACACATATGAAAACCCCTATTAGAAGGGAAGGCCAGAAATCCAGTTCTGTGGAGGTAAACTGCACTGCAGACCCAAACCCGTTTGGATTTCATAGAGCATCTAGAGGGAAGAGTCTCCACCAGAATGTGCCATGTATGGATGACTATCAGCAAAGCCAGGACCTCACTAATCGCCAGTGTTTCTCCCCAGAAGAAAGAGCCTGTCAGACAGATGTGTGTGTGAAAGTGCCCAGGCAGAGTTCAGTTCTTAGTGAGAATCAGAGGGTTAACAATCCAGAAGAGTCCTTTGAGTATAATGAGTATGGAAAACCTTTCAGCCTGAGTAGAACTCTTTCTCAGCATCAGAGAAGTCATGCTGGAGAGAAGCCCTGTGAGTGTGGCGGGTGTAGAAAAATTTCTCAGCACTGCTCGGTCCTAAGCCAACATCAGAGAGTTCACTGTGGAGAAAAGCACCATACCTGTGCTGAGTGTGGCAAATCTTTCAGGGCTCATTCCTATTTCATTCAGCACCATAACACTCACACTGGAGAAAGACCTTATGAGTGCAGTGAATGTAGGAAAGCTTTCAGTGTACGTTCATCTTACAGCCAACATCTTAAAATTCACACTGGGCAGAAACATCATGAGTGTCATCAGTGTGGAAAAGCCTTTAGTCATAGCTCTAACCTGATTcatcatcagagaattcatagtGGAGAGAAACCATACaagtgtaaggaatgtgggaaggcttTCAGTAGACACTCTCACCTCCTTCAGCATGAGCGAACTCAttctggagagaaaccttataaCTGTACTGAATGCGGCAAAGCCTTCAGTGCACGATTATCTCTCATTCAacatcagagaactcacacaggagaaaaaccctatgaatgcaatgaatgtgggaaatcctttAGTTTGAACCGAACCCTTACTgttcatcagagaattcacactggagagaaaccctataagTGTAACGAATGTGGAAAATCCTTCAGTCAGCGCTCCCAAGTCATTCAGCAcaagagaattcatactggagagaagcctTATGTCTGCAATGAGTGTGGAAAATCATTCAGTGCTCGCCTGTCCCTCATCcagcatcagagaattcacactggagaaaaacctTACAGATGCAGTgagtgtgggaaaaccttcagTCAGAAGGGACATCTTACTCAGCATCAGcgaattcacactggagaaaagcccTATGAGTGTAATGAgtgtggaaaagctttcagccaGAGTTTTAATCTTATTCATCATCAAAGGACACACAATGGTgagaagccctatgaatgtaATGAGTGTGATAAAGCCTTCAGTGTGCTCTCTTCCCTTGTTCAACATCAGAGAGTCCATAATGGTGAGAAGCCCTATGAGTGTCAcaaatgtgggaaggcctttagcCAGGGCTCACACCTCATTCAGCACCAGAGGAGCCACACTggggagaaaccctatgaatgtaacaAGTGTGGGAAAACCTTTGGGCAGATATCCACCCTAATTAAGCATGAGAGAACACACaatggagagaaaccctatgagtgTGGTGACTGCGGGAAAGCCTTCAGCCAGAGTGCACACCTCGTCCGCCATCGAAGGATTCACACTGGAGAGAATCCCTACGAGTGCAGTGACTGTGGGAAGGCCTTCAACGTCTGCTCATCTCTCGTGCAGCATCATAGAATTCATACTGGGGAGAAGCCTTATGAATGCGAGAAGTGTGGCAAGGCCTTCAGTCAGCATTCACAGTTTATTCAGCATCAGAGGATTCACACTGGAAAGAAGCCCTACATGTGCAATGAATGTGAGAAAGCCTTCAGTGCATGCTTATCCCTTATCCAGCACAAGAGAATTCACACAGGAGAAAAACCTTACAGATGCACTGAACGTGGAAAGTCCTTCCGACAAAGCTCTCACCTTATTCGACATCAGAGAGTTCACAGTGGAGAGCGCCCTTACGtgtgtaatgaatgtgggaaaacttTTAGTCAGAGACTAACTCTTACTAGTCATGGGAAAATTCACACTAGAGAGCAGGCCTATGAGTGTATTAAATGTGGGGACCTCTAG